The Pochonia chlamydosporia 170 chromosome 1, whole genome shotgun sequence genome window below encodes:
- a CDS encoding PQ loop repeat protein (similar to Metarhizium robertsii ARSEF 23 XP_007823828.1), which produces MDVPVAANVLGTLGAVCWSIQLIPQIVVNYRRHNATGLQSSMMMLWAWAGVPLGVYNIVEEFNIALRIQPQILTFLSLVTWIQCYYYQRGWTISRSLLTLAPIIVIMGGCQASLIIGLRILKSRSVHWPMTLMAVLSACLLAAGVLSHYWDIWVHRTVRGISFLFVGIDAAGDLFSLISVFFQPKLDVLGMVIYGTELVLWLGVFACGGYYNFLPWARKRWLAKRDSPEAYENRELDHVDAANGSLYLQDLPSSTSVFRTVSAASDGLRSRAVVSGGQNGGTGEPDAMHANP; this is translated from the exons ATGGATGTGCCTGTAGCCGCCAACGTTCTCGGTACTCTTGGTGCA GTATGCTGGTCTATTCAG CTTATTCCCCAAATTGTGGTTAATTACCGCCGCCACAATGCCACGGGGCTCCAGtcatcgatgatgatgttgtgggCTTGGGCGGGAGTTCCCCTCGGTGTATACAATATCGTGGAAGAGTTCAACATTGCGCTTCGTATACAGCCCCAAATTCTCACTTTTCTTAGCTTGGTAACCTGGATCCAATGCTACTACTACCAGAGG GGTTGGACGATTTCGCGATCATTGCTTACCTTGGCGCCAATTATAGTCATAATGGGAGGCTGCCAAGCCTCTCTCATTATTGGACTTCGAATTCTCAAGTCGCGAAGTGTACATTGGCCAATGACTCTGATGGCTGTGCTTTCCGCGTGTTTGCTGGCTGCCGGTGTACTGAGCCACTACTGGGATATCTGGGTTCATCGAACTGTCCGAGGTATATCATTTCTCTTTGTGGGGATCGACGCCGCTGGGGATTTATTCTCTTTGATATCGGTCTTTTTCCAGCCCAAGCTGGACGTTTTGGGAATGGTTATTTATGGTACAGAGCTAGTTTTGTGGCTCGGAGTCTTCGCCTGTGGAGGATACTACAACTTTCTTCCATGGGCTCGGAAAAGGTGGCTCGCCAAGCGGGATTCACCTGAGGCATATGAAAATAGGGAACTTGATCATGTAGATGCGGCAAACGGGAGCCTCTACTTGCAGGacttgccatcatcaacatcggTTTTCCGGACGGTGTCAGCAGCTTCTGATGGCCTACGTTCCAGAGCCGTGGTATCAGGAGGACAAAATGGCGGAACTGGGGAGCCAGATGCGATGCATGCAAATCCGTGA